A single Acetomicrobium thermoterrenum DSM 13490 DNA region contains:
- a CDS encoding ABC transporter substrate-binding protein: MSKRWGRVITSIIAIALLAGFTVSDVACAEEKVIKIGTLFPLTGPVALAGQRCKAAVEAAVEVINNSYPDIPVPLADQEGILDGYKIVLIHADHQGKPDVGKSEAERLFDQEGVFAIIGSYNSAVTKPASMVAERRKRIFMCGASSSAELTKRGTRYFFRIAPTDETESIEFVNFIKWLNETEGTNYKTFGVIYENTEFGKHAAQEAKKAIEEAGFEYVADVAFNPGATNLNSEVQMLKGKNPDVVFGACLGADYILWIKTMKQLSWLPKVSLNYCSGYQDPLIAKQLGGDGDYFMGTTGYSPELAELMPAVAPVEEIYKSKIDPPVPFDSDSIQEAVAMLVLAQAIEKVGSLDTEKIVDALYANEWDSPLSLGGKVAFAPGGQNIKAMSTITQLIGGEYRRVFPEEFANAEPVVPMPSWDQRK; the protein is encoded by the coding sequence ATGAGCAAGAGATGGGGTAGAGTAATTACGTCGATTATTGCTATCGCACTCCTGGCCGGTTTTACAGTCTCCGATGTTGCCTGTGCCGAGGAAAAGGTAATAAAGATCGGCACGCTTTTTCCTTTAACTGGGCCTGTGGCCTTGGCGGGACAGAGGTGTAAGGCCGCAGTTGAAGCTGCAGTTGAAGTGATAAACAACTCCTATCCGGACATTCCTGTTCCTTTAGCTGATCAAGAGGGAATTTTGGATGGATATAAAATCGTTTTAATCCACGCCGATCATCAAGGGAAGCCCGATGTAGGTAAAAGCGAAGCGGAACGCCTCTTCGACCAGGAAGGTGTTTTCGCAATAATAGGAAGCTATAACAGCGCTGTAACTAAACCGGCAAGTATGGTCGCCGAGAGAAGAAAGAGGATATTTATGTGTGGTGCATCGAGTTCAGCCGAACTTACTAAGAGGGGTACGAGATATTTCTTCCGTATTGCTCCCACTGACGAGACCGAATCCATCGAGTTCGTGAATTTCATTAAATGGCTTAACGAAACTGAAGGAACAAATTACAAGACCTTCGGAGTTATTTATGAAAACACCGAATTTGGAAAGCATGCTGCGCAGGAGGCCAAAAAGGCTATCGAAGAGGCCGGCTTCGAATATGTTGCAGACGTAGCTTTCAATCCTGGAGCTACAAACCTCAACAGCGAGGTGCAGATGCTGAAAGGAAAAAATCCCGACGTCGTGTTTGGTGCATGTCTAGGTGCAGACTACATACTCTGGATAAAAACTATGAAACAACTTTCTTGGCTTCCTAAGGTAAGTTTAAACTACTGTTCGGGTTATCAAGATCCATTAATTGCAAAGCAGCTCGGTGGCGATGGAGATTATTTCATGGGTACCACCGGATATTCTCCGGAACTAGCAGAACTAATGCCAGCTGTAGCTCCTGTTGAAGAAATATATAAATCTAAAATAGATCCTCCCGTTCCCTTTGATAGCGATAGCATTCAAGAGGCAGTGGCAATGCTTGTACTGGCCCAGGCTATCGAAAAAGTTGGCTCTCTTGATACGGAAAAAATAGTCGATGCCCTCTATGCCAACGAGTGGGATTCACCGCTTTCCTTGGGTGGAAAAGTGGCATTTGCCCCGGGCGGTCAAAACATAAAGGCCATGAGTACAATTACCCAACTAATTGGCGGAGAATATCGAAGGGTATTTCCTGAGGAATTTGCAAATGCCGAACCAGTAGTTCCTATGCCTTCCTGGGACCAACGTAAATAG
- a CDS encoding M24 family metallopeptidase: MLDKRKIREISKDLQKRGIDAFLLGPGDDLEYLSGLKTGECERFKGLFILADGSYFCITPHLYLEEFEAAFGSEAPIYVWNDKDWFYPVLAKAMNDFNLNDKKLAVNFGVRAVDAIEISDQQGVKLLNGWHFLERMRIIKSPSEIEKLERATQISDAAFRELLGFIRPGLTEGEIKKKLIELFEERGADGPAFDVIVARKENASKPHYNGTKGVIEERDLVLIDFGCRYESYCSDTTRTIFVGDPSDEEKNLYEVVLNAQEAGEAAVRPGVLAEEVDRAARSVIEDAGYGEYFNTRLGHGIGVAIHEAPYIIEGNKTPLEPGMTFSIEPGIYIPGKIGIRIENIVVVTDDGCRSLCKLPKDIIVI; the protein is encoded by the coding sequence ATGTTGGACAAAAGAAAGATACGGGAAATTTCGAAGGATCTTCAGAAGAGAGGAATCGATGCTTTTCTTTTGGGTCCGGGAGACGACTTGGAGTACCTTAGCGGGCTTAAAACTGGTGAGTGTGAGCGATTCAAAGGGCTGTTTATTTTGGCCGACGGCAGTTATTTTTGTATCACGCCCCATCTTTATTTAGAAGAATTTGAGGCGGCATTCGGCAGTGAGGCGCCCATTTATGTGTGGAATGACAAAGATTGGTTTTATCCTGTTTTAGCAAAGGCAATGAACGATTTTAATCTAAACGATAAGAAACTTGCCGTCAACTTTGGAGTTAGAGCCGTGGACGCCATAGAGATTTCCGATCAACAAGGGGTAAAGTTGTTAAACGGTTGGCATTTTTTGGAGAGAATGAGAATAATTAAAAGCCCTTCGGAGATAGAAAAGCTCGAAAGGGCAACGCAGATTTCTGATGCAGCTTTTAGAGAACTTTTAGGCTTTATAAGACCGGGATTGACCGAGGGAGAGATAAAGAAAAAACTGATAGAGCTTTTTGAAGAGCGTGGAGCAGATGGTCCTGCATTTGATGTAATAGTTGCGCGTAAGGAGAACGCCTCAAAACCTCATTACAACGGCACAAAAGGTGTTATAGAAGAACGGGATCTGGTGCTTATTGACTTTGGGTGTAGATATGAAAGTTATTGTTCTGACACCACTCGGACGATCTTCGTCGGAGATCCATCAGATGAAGAAAAGAATCTTTATGAAGTAGTATTAAATGCCCAGGAAGCAGGAGAAGCTGCCGTGAGGCCCGGAGTCCTGGCCGAAGAAGTGGATAGAGCTGCAAGAAGTGTAATAGAAGACGCAGGATACGGTGAATACTTCAATACCCGCCTCGGTCATGGTATAGGCGTTGCAATCCATGAAGCGCCTTACATTATAGAAGGTAATAAAACACCTTTGGAACCGGGAATGACTTTCAGTATAGAGCCCGGCATTTATATACCAGGCAAAATTGGCATTCGCATTGAAAATATCGTAGTCGTTACAGATGACGGATGCAGGTCGCTTTGTAAACTTCCCAAGGATATTATCGTCATTTGA